In Nitrospira sp., one DNA window encodes the following:
- a CDS encoding type II toxin-antitoxin system PemK/MazF family toxin produces MVISQGEVWWADLPEPSGSEPGFRRPVVVVQGEAFNRSQISTVVCVPLPSDLRWAEAPGNVLLASKVTGLSQDSVANVSQLVTLDKSSLTDRIGKLSKAKLDLVLFGIDVVLGR; encoded by the coding sequence ATGGTGATCTCGCAGGGGGAGGTCTGGTGGGCGGACTTGCCTGAGCCCTCGGGCTCGGAACCTGGGTTCCGGCGCCCAGTCGTCGTTGTGCAAGGTGAGGCCTTCAATCGAAGTCAAATCTCCACGGTCGTTTGCGTACCGCTGCCCAGCGATCTTCGCTGGGCAGAAGCCCCGGGCAATGTGCTCCTCGCCTCAAAGGTGACGGGATTGTCCCAAGACTCTGTTGCCAACGTCTCGCAGCTCGTCACGTTGGACAAATCTTCCCTCACCGACCGGATCGGCAAGTTGTCGAAGGCGAAGCTGGATCTGGTGCTCTTCGGAATCGATGTCGTGCTCGGTCGTTGA
- a CDS encoding catalase family protein — protein MQRNVLGSMTSRPVPPADTGSAVLNWISDTSLRLVQLQRRIDPWMRPPFDAVLRDPVARLTTTLINLLRPNERLKIAEERVQPDEEASLQSIIDSFQKQMRGLWKPGGFERGGNTKTHGIVRAEFIVHEGLPPQFRHGIYANPKTYRAWVRFSGPGPYVTPDIDDVGFMSISIKLMGVPGPKLMDEEKFTQDMFGVSTPTFVTPDTRANAQLQLESLKNAQMYYFFNLRRPHLLDFIMQGLWIKTQSSPFEAPYFSCVPYLLGEGQAMQYSVWPKSNQKTPIPRLPLRPPDDYLRQAMVAALNQHDVELDIRLQLQTDPHLMPLENNAVLWPERLSPRVSVATLRIPQQKFDSPAQIAFARRLSYNPWHCIAEHRPLGNQSRARRRMYFELSKLRHDMNAVPHYEPTGDETF, from the coding sequence ATGCAACGGAACGTGTTGGGCTCCATGACGAGCCGCCCGGTGCCGCCTGCCGATACCGGTTCGGCAGTCCTGAATTGGATCAGTGATACATCACTGCGGCTGGTGCAACTGCAGCGACGCATCGACCCCTGGATGCGTCCGCCCTTCGACGCGGTGCTGCGCGACCCGGTCGCGCGCCTGACCACCACGCTGATCAACTTGCTCCGGCCGAACGAAAGACTGAAGATCGCCGAGGAACGGGTGCAACCGGACGAAGAGGCCTCGCTCCAATCGATCATCGATAGCTTCCAGAAGCAGATGCGCGGGCTGTGGAAGCCGGGCGGATTCGAACGAGGCGGAAATACCAAGACCCACGGCATCGTGCGCGCGGAGTTCATCGTCCACGAAGGCCTGCCGCCGCAGTTCCGACATGGTATCTACGCGAACCCAAAAACCTATCGCGCATGGGTCCGCTTTTCCGGACCTGGCCCCTACGTGACGCCGGACATCGACGATGTGGGGTTCATGAGCATCAGCATCAAGCTGATGGGAGTTCCCGGTCCCAAATTGATGGACGAAGAGAAATTCACGCAGGACATGTTCGGCGTATCCACGCCGACCTTTGTCACGCCGGACACGCGCGCGAACGCTCAGTTGCAGCTTGAGAGCCTGAAGAATGCGCAGATGTACTACTTTTTCAATCTTCGCCGTCCCCACCTATTGGACTTCATCATGCAGGGCCTGTGGATCAAGACGCAGAGCAGTCCGTTCGAGGCGCCGTACTTCAGTTGTGTGCCCTATCTGTTGGGTGAAGGGCAGGCGATGCAATATTCGGTGTGGCCGAAATCAAACCAGAAAACCCCGATCCCACGCCTTCCGCTGCGGCCGCCGGATGACTACCTGCGTCAAGCCATGGTCGCCGCGCTCAATCAGCACGATGTCGAGCTGGACATTCGCCTGCAGTTGCAGACCGATCCTCATCTGATGCCGCTCGAAAACAATGCGGTGCTCTGGCCGGAGCGACTGTCGCCCCGCGTCTCGGTGGCCACCTTGCGCATCCCACAGCAGAAGTTCGACTCACCGGCGCAGATCGCCTTCGCGCGACGCCTATCCTACAATCCGTGGCACTGCATCGCCGAGCACCGCCCGCTCGGCAATCAAAGCCGGGCGCGGCGCCGCATGTATTTCGAGTTATCGAAGTTGCGACACGACATGAACGCTGTGCCGCACTACGAGCCGACTGGGGATGAAACGTTTTGA